ctcctcctcactaTCCATAGCATATCCAGCTTCCGCATCGTACTCCGTCTCCTCATCGGTTAGAGGAGGAgtcatctccttctttgcCTTCCCTTTACTTGCTCTAGGTAATCTACCGCGAGCACTTTTGGTTTCGAGAGGGGATAAGGCGAGATCTGATACTTGGGCTTTGGATACGGAAGAGAATTTACCGATGTTGAATGGTGCTTGTTCGGTGGGGTCGACTTTGGACTTGCCCTTTCGTGAGcgagaggtggtggtggtagtggtggggggtttgatatcttcttGCTGTTCTTGTTCGTCCTTCATCTGTAGATACGATATAACGTCAGCTTGTCCTGTTCACATATATTTGAGATGTACAATAGGACAGAAGGAGGAGCACCTACCTCTACATCTTCAAGCTCCATCTTGACActaccattcccattagCTTGACCCCTACCGTTCGAGGGAGAATCAAGCGTCATATTATCTGCACTATCTGTCTTGTCCAAACCCAATTTCGATCGTCTAGAAGGGAGAGTAACAGAGTCCAGCCTATATCgtttggatgaagaggacgtaGCAGAGGTAGTAGTAGAAGTGAAAGGCGATTCAGGTGATTCTACGCGTCAAAGCGATTAGCTCCGCGTTTAGTCACTTAcagaaggagggatgaagagcagtgactcaccttccttgaCTCCATAATCTACTATCCCATCATCGCTCGCCTCGTCTCCCAACGTGAGAGCAAGGGCGTCCTCGTCCTCCAGACTAGTGGGTGTTTCAGGCTGTACGTTTGATTTGCTTGTTTTCGCTTGACTAGTGGAGCTGACACCATTTgccaccacctccttcttccctggggtggaagaggtggtagagtGCGCAGGGGTAGGGAGGGACTGACGAGCAGATCGTCGGGGGGGCATGATGTATATCTCTGCCTTTTTGTGGGATATGGATAGACAACAAGAGGGGTGTGAAGAGGCGTATaaagagaatgagaagaagaaagagaaatgaTAAAAATGGGTTGACTGGATCTGATGAGTCTCGTAATATCTGATGGATGAGTGGAGTGGAGGTAAAATGATTAAAAATGGGAAAAAGTCGCGTAGAGTACGATAAGATGACGGATGATCGCCGATCCAGTCAACCGCCACACTCAAATTCAGAATGGTGCCGTATCATCGCATCGGATGGGACAGCGCGTGGGAAGGAGGTGTGGCATCTGATGGAGGTTATACTGGATGGCATCCAAGACTGTCCAAGCAATAAATACACTTTCAACTTTCATCAAGGTGTCGAAGGCAACGGTATTCTGCCGATTACCTAGGAGTAATATCCCCTTAAAAGTGCTTTCCCCTACTCTAAGTTATAGATACCCCGCTATCATCGCCCTCATTGGGAAATGACGGAGTCTTCTGGTCTCGAGGACATATCAAACAAGATTGAACCTATATTCCGCAATCATATACCTCGACGATGGACGTGATGAGTCGCATCCCACTCAATGTTCTATGTGATTATGCATGCTATACTATGCTTTGCTTTGAGCTGAAGTATAACATTATACCTGATGCTCCTCCGCCTCAGGTACCAAGcctttcccattcttcttcacgtACTCTGCTAAATCCTCTACACTTATGATCTTCAGTCCCCACTCTCTAGCGAATCTCCAACAATCGTCTCGCCTAGCCATCGACCCGTCTTCTTTCGTAGGGTGGACCAGCTCACATAGCAGTCCAGCAGGAGGGAGATTGGCGAGGTAACATAGATCTGCGCATTAGATGACATATCAGTACCAGTAGAGTATAGACATCAAGGTGACGCAGAAAAAAGAGTACAAGACAGGGTGATGGTAGTAGTCAAAGAGAGGGACAGGAGGAACGAAAGGGGAAGCAGCGATAACTCACCAACAGCACACTCGGTATgtcccctcctcttcctagTACCCCCCGGAGCATACCTCAGCGTAACCATATGACCCGGTCTGGTCACGTCGTCTTCCCTGCTCTCCGGCGAGGCTAGTAATCTAGCGGTGTACGCACGATCATGTGCGGATATACCGGTCGATACGGGGTGTTTGGACGAGTTGGCATCGACTGTCAGGTGGTAGGCTGTTCCCTTGGGATCTTCCGATTTACCAGACgtagggaggagaggaggaagacggaGGGCGTCGAGTcgagagggtgggagggagagacaTATGAATCCGCTATGACGATTAGGGTATTTTGGTTAGCTCAAGCAATGTATGTTCGTTAATTTCCTTCACGCTATTCCTGCTGTGCGGAATTCAAGTGCCAAACGAGATGTAAAGATTTCCTTTATGGGTAGATAAGGAGAAGTCATACAATTATGTATAG
The sequence above is a segment of the Kwoniella bestiolae CBS 10118 chromosome 8, complete sequence genome. Coding sequences within it:
- a CDS encoding 3,4-dihydroxy-2-butanone-4-phosphate synthase, with the protein product MSRPTAISSPPLTPPTPFQFDSIPDAIEAIAQGGFVVVMDDESRENEGDLVCAASKITTEGMAWMIKWTSGFICLSLPPSRLDALRLPPLLPTSGKSEDPKGTAYHLTVDANSSKHPVSTGISAHDRAYTARLLASPESREDDVTRPGHMVTLRYAPGGTRKRRGHTECAVDLCYLANLPPAGLLCELVHPTKEDGSMARRDDCWRFAREWGLKIISVEDLAEYVKKNGKGLVPEAEEHQV